The genomic window GGGAAGAGTGCATGTTTTTTGCTATGTTTACGGGGAGCTCTGCGGAGGGATTCCCAGGctctgcagaccccccccccgcccaggggcactggctgcaggtaaggaaccccccccccccatcccagcagcagcaggatcctAGGAATCACAAtgcttaaggggccagaggcagggcttctcaggttggagcatcacaacaccccagtttgagaacgtcagcctcacagggttgttgtaaggataaagaTAAAAATTTGCCAgtctgagctccttagaagaagggcaagattttttaaaaagttgcagtaattgttttatttttttttaacagcctcaGTTACAAGGCAACTTCTCTACAGCAGATAGCCTAAGTCTTCTCCCTTCTCTCAAAGCAGAACCCCAAGACAAGTGACAGGTCAGTTTCCCTCAATCAGAACTAGCAACTTGAAGAACAAGAGGGGAAGGCATTCCTTGGTTTCCTGCTCTCCAGTGCTACAAGAGCCCAACCAAACCAAGCAAGGGACATACAACATAGCTTTGATACCAGGGGAgctcatagttggcaaccttcagtctcgaaagactatggtatcgcgctctgaaaggtggttctggaacagcgtccagtgtggctgaaaaggccgatttgggagcgacaatcccttccacactgggagcaagtgcagtctgtccctggcctgtctccctggctgtgggccttccttctttgcctcttagcctcagactgttggccaagtgtctcttcaaactgggaaaggccatgttgcacatgTTGCACAGGGGAGCTACATGCTGGGAAATGTGCTGGTCTGTGTAATTTGAtggaaatgtgaaaaaatatcactTTCTAGCAAATATTCATGGTGCATGCTGTCTTTTGCAACAAGGGGCACAGGATAGCAGACAACACCCTAAAAGTGCAACCACACAGCAATTGGAGTTCCATATTAGTATATAGATTTGACTCTACCACCCTATAAGAATAATGACAAAAGGCAAGGAAGAATTTGATTACACAATAGCATTTGCTCCCAGAGGAGAGCAGTCACTAAATCATGCTTTAGTCCAGTGGTGCTACAGTAGCATTGTAGGAAACTTCATTCTGTTAGCAGGAGGAAAAAGTCTTCCAAAAGAAGTTCTTACATGGGGCCTTATCCCGGGCTGGGGGCTGAGAAAAGGTTGCTTTCGCTTGTCGGGGGTTGAACTCAACCTTCACCTTCCTGGACAGAGGTGCCTCATTCATGCGGGACGCCCAATCAGCCAGCCTGGAGAGGAAAAGAAGCTGCTCATCCCTTTTTATGTCTGCTGGTGCCTGGAGAGTCTTGCAAATGAAGCAAAAGTGAATTAGGCATTTTTCCAGA from Tiliqua scincoides isolate rTilSci1 chromosome 9, rTilSci1.hap2, whole genome shotgun sequence includes these protein-coding regions:
- the CORT gene encoding cortistatin; protein product: MAFLVHPPVCLFLLIVLSSWPMGAAAAVVFPISEGLVWKDSKTLQAPADIKRDEQLLFLSRLADWASRMNEAPLSRKVKVEFNPRQAKATFSQPPARDKAPCKNFFWKTFSSC